Proteins from one Nicotiana tabacum cultivar K326 chromosome 23, ASM71507v2, whole genome shotgun sequence genomic window:
- the LOC107764470 gene encoding putative protein S-acyltransferase 7, with protein sequence MYSPPLSSSSHDRCDSKARINNNTNSSQLRLYQIWQGRNRFYLGGRLVFGPDIRALFLTLFLILVPVALFCAFVSRGLINAFPHRLGYLIVAISLLFSVFIVVLLLLTSGTDPGIVPRNTNPPEPDEEFDTSSISTSCLGSQTGPLSLPPMKNVTVNGIVVKVKYCKTCMLYRPPRCSHCSICDNCIERFDHHCPWVGQCIGKRNYRYFFMFVSSTNLLSLYVFAFCWVNIKKIMEAHDCNFWSAFLKSPVSGILIIYTFVVSWFLGGLTAFHLYLILTNQTTYENYRYRYERKMNPFNLGCARNFKEIFCTSMPSSRINFRAQVKVDRSSSLNASSYLDGMTNTDMHKMNFDVEIGIRQAVDADECKEIDSRIRSIGAGLD encoded by the exons ATGTATTCTCCTCCCCTGTCTTCTTCTAGCCATGACCGATGTGATTCCAAAGCGCGAATCAACAACAATACTAATAGCTCACAATTGCGACTTTATCAAATTTGGCAAGGAAGAAAT AGATTCTACCTTGGAGGCAGACTTGTATTTGGCCCAGATATTAGAGCACTGTTTCTTACCTTGTTCTTAATCCTAGTTCCAGTAGCATTATTTTGTGCTTTTGTTTCAAGAGGACTCATCAATGCATTTCCCCATCGATTAGGCTATCTTATTGTGGCTATATCTCTTCTCTTCTCAGTCTTT ATTGTAGTTCTTCTATTGCTAACTTCAGGAACAGATCCTGGAATTGTTCCGCGAAATACCAATCCTCCAGAACCTGACGAAGAATTTGATACCTCTAGCATCTCCACAAGTTGTTTAGGAAGTCAGACTGGTCCTCTCAGTTTACCGCCTATGAAAAATGTTACTGTCAATGGAATAGTTGTCAAAGTAAAATACTGCAAAACGTGTATGCTATATCGGCCACCACGCTGCTCTCATTGCTCCATATGCGACAATTGCATTGAACGTTTCGACCACCATTGCCCATGGGTGGGACAGTGCATTGGGAAG AGGAACTATCGTTACTTTTTCATGTTTGTTTCCTCTACTAACCTCCTGAGCCTCTACGTCTTTGCGTTTTGCTGGGTAAATATAAAGAAGATAATGGAAGCACATGATTGTAACTTTTGGAGCGCGTTTCTTAAGTCACCTGTTTCAGGCATCCTTATAATATATACATTTGTAGTTTCTTGGTTTCTTGGAGGTCTCACGGCATTTCACTTGTACTTGATACTCACAAATCAG ACCACATATGAGAATTACAGGTATCGATATGAGAGGAAGATGAATCCTTTTAATCTTGGATGTGCTCGAAATTTTAAGGAGATCTTTTGTACTAGTATGCCAAGTTCCAGGATCAATTTCCGGGCACAGGTGAAAGTTGATCGATCTTCAAGCTTAAATGCATCATCTTACTTGGATGGGATGACGAATACAGATATGCACAAAATGAACTTTGACGTGGAGATTGGGATAAGACAGGCTGTTGATGCCGATGAGTGTAAAGAAATAGATAGCCGGATAAGAAGCATAGGTGCTGGATTAGACTGA
- the LOC107805831 gene encoding DNA replication licensing factor MCM2, with protein sequence MAGEDSNGDSARPPAGSPSSSDHRNGNPVSTPDSPTSVGFNTDQLPFNTSQNYSEEDEASVDPDIIRDEPEDIEEEEDGEDLFNDNYLEDYRRMEEHDQYESLGLDDSMEDERDLDQIMADRRAAEVELDTRDVQVTNRKLPQLLHDQDTDDDNYRPSKRTRADFRPTNTQRNFDDTDAMPSSPGASQRVNSSQDVPMTDQTDDDAYEDDENDEGEFEMYRVQGTLREWVTRDEVRRFIAKKFKEFLLTYVNPKSEHGDFEYLRQINEMVSVNKCSLEIDYKQFIYVHPNIAIWLADAPQSVLEVMEEVANKVVFDLHPNYKQIHQKVYVRITNLPVYDQIRNIRQIHLNTMIRIGGVVTRRSGVFPQLQQVKYDCNKCGAILGPFFQNSYSEVKVGSCPECQSKGPFTVNVEQTIYRNYQKLTLQESPGIVPAGRLPRYKEVILLNDLIDCARPGEEIEVTGVYTNNFDLSLNTKNGFPVFATVIEANYVTKKQDLFSAYKLTQEDKEEIEKLAKDPRIGERISKSIAPSIYGHEDIKTALALAMFGGQEKNVEGKHRLRGDINILLLGDPGTAKSQFLKYVEKTGQRAVYTTGKGASAVGLTAAVHKDPVTREWTLEGGALVLADRGICLIDEFDKMNDQDRVSIHEAMEQQSISISKAGIVTSLQARCSVIAAANPIGGRYDSSKTLTQNVELTDPIISRFDVLCVVKDVVDPVTDEMLAKFVVDSHFRSQAKGATLDEKSFTDSRDDARGAMAPTDPEIIPQELLKKYITYAKLNVFPKLHDGDLDKLTQVYAELRRESSHGQGVPIAVRHIESMIRMSEAHARMHLRQHVTQEDVDMAIRVLLDSFISTQKFGVQKALQKSFKKYMTYKKDFNAIILHLLRGLVNDSMQFEEIVSGSTANLDHIDIKVDELQSKALDYGITDLKAFFTSNDFSKANFELDEERGIIRHKKASS encoded by the exons ATGGCCGGCGAAGATTCTAACGGCGATAGTGCTCGTCCTCCGGCGGGTTCTCCGTCATCATCAGATCATAGAAACGGAAATCCGGTGTCAACTCCTGATTCTCCGACGTCCGTAGGATTCAACACTGATCAGCTCCCTTTCAACACTAGCCAAAATTActccgaagaagatgaagcctCTGTCGATCCCGATATCATTCGAGACGAGCCAGAAGATATCGAAGAGGAAGAAGACGGAGAGGACCTTTTCAACGATAATTACCTCGA GGATTATCGGAGGATGGAAGAGCATGATCAGTATGAATCGTTGGGATTGGATGATTCGATGGAGGATGAAAGAGATTTGGATCAAATCATGGCGGATCGTCGGGCTGCTGAAGTGGAACTTGACACTAGAGATGTACAGGTCACGAACCGCAAGCTTCCTCAACTTCTTCACGATCAAG ATACTGATGATGACAACTATAGGCCATCAAAAAGGACTAGAGCTGATTTCAGGCCCACCAACACACAGAGAAATTTTGATGATACTGATGCAATGCCGAGTTCACCAGGCGCATCACAACGAGTAAATTCTAGCCAGGATGTGCCAATGACTGATCAAACTGATGATGACGCCTACGAG gatgatgaaaatgatgaaggaGAGTTTGAGATGTACAGAGTTCAGGGAACACTTAGGGAATGGGTAACTAGAGATGAAGTCCGGCGTTTCATTGCTAAGAAGTTCAAGGAATTCTTACTCACATATGTAAATCCGAAAAGTGAACATGGGGACTTTGAATATCTTAGACAGATTAATGAGATGGTATCAG TTAACAAGTGTAGCCTCGAGATTGATTACAAACAATTCATATATGTCCATCCCAATATTGCCATCTGGCTGGCAGATGCACCTCAGTCCGTCCTTGAAGTGATGGAAGAAGTTGCTAACAAAGTTGTCTTTGATCTTCATCCCAACTACAAGCAAATTCATCAAAAAGTCTATGTCAGGATTACCAACTTACCAGTTTATGATCAGATTCGCAATATAAG GCAGATCCATTTGAATACAATGATTCGTATTGGTGGAGTTGTCACCCGACGTTCTGGTGTCTTTCCCCAGTtgcaacaagtgaaatatgattGCAACAAGTGTGGAGCAATTTTGGGTCCTTTTTTCCAGAACTCATACTCAGAAGTCAAGGTTGGTTCTTGCCCGGAGTGCCAATCCAAAGGACCATTCACTGTCAATGTTGAGCAG ACAATATACAGGAACTACCAGAAACTGACACTACAAGAAAGCCCAGGAATTGTTCCAGCTGGTCGGCTTCCTAGATACAAGGAAGTGATACTGTTGAATGATCTTATTGATTGTGCCCGGCCAGGAGAAGAGATA GAGGTCACAGGAGTCTACACAAACAACTTTGACTTGTCCTTGAATACCAAGAATGGGTTTCCTGTCTTTGCTACTGTGATTGAAGCAAATTATGTTACAAAAAAGCAAGACCTCTTTTCAGCTTACAAGCTAACTCAGGAGGACAAGGAAGAAATTGAAAAGCTGGCAAAAGACCCCCGAATTGGAGAACGA ATATCGAAGTCCATTGCTCCATCCATCTATGGTCATGAAGACATAAAGACTGCCTTAGCTCTTGCGATGTTTGGTGGCCAAGAGAAAAATGTTGAAGGAAAACACAGACTGAGAGGAGACATAAATATTCTTCTGCTAGGTGATCCGGGCACTGCAAAATCACAGTTCCTCAA GTACGTAGAGAAGACAGGACAGCGAGCTGTCTATACAACTGGAAAAGGAGCTTCTGCTGTAGGGCTTACGGCAGCAGTACACAAGGACCCCGTCACTCGGGAATGGACCCTTGAAGGAGGAGCACTAGTTCTGGCTGATAGAGGAATCTGTTTGATTGACGAGTTCGATAAGATGAATGATCAGGATAG AGTGAGTATTCATGAAGCAATGGAACAGCAGAGTATAAGCATATCGAAGGCTGGCATTGTCACATCTCTCCAGGCCCGTTGTTCTGTTATTGCTGCTGCAAATCCTATTGGAGGAAG aTATGATTCCTCGAAGACTTTGACGCAAAATGTGGAATTGACAGATCCAATCATTTCTCGCTTTGATGTACTCTGTGTGGTCAAG GATGTGGTTGATCCAGTCACAGATGAGATGCTTGCAAAATTTGTAGTTGATAGCCATTTCAGGTCACAAGCAAAAGGTGCTACTTTAGATGAGAAATCCTTTACTGATTCACGGGATGATGCCCGTGGCGCTATGGCACCAACTGACCCTGAG ATAATTCCTCAAGAGTTGCTAAAGAAGTACATAACTTATGCAAAGTTGAATGTATTCCCGAAATTACATGATGGGGACTTGGACAAGCTCACACAGGTTTATGCTGAATTAAGGAGAGAATCTTCG CATGGACAAGGAGTTCCCATAGCAGTGAGGCACATCGAATCCATGATAAGGATGTCTGAAGCCCATGCAAGAATGCATCTTAGACAACATGTTACTCAAGAAGATGTGGACATGGCAATTCGTGTCCTCCTAGATTCATTTATATCAACTCAGAAATTCGGGGTGCAAAAAGCTTTGCAAAAG AGTTTCAAAAAGTACATGACATACAAAAAAGATTTCAATGCTATCATTCTTCACCTCCTACGTGGGCTTGTAAACGACTCAATGCAGTTTGAAGAAATTGTTTCGGGTTCTACTGCCAATCTAGACCATATCGATATCAAAGTGGATGAGCTACAAAGCAAG GCTCTTGATTATGGCATTACTGATCTCAAAGCATTTTTCACAAGCAATGACTTTTCTAAAGCAAACTTTGAGTTGGACGAGGAACGAGGTATAATAAGGCATAAAAAGGCATCGTCTTGA